One bacterium DNA window includes the following coding sequences:
- a CDS encoding type II secretion system F family protein, with protein MPLYLALITIFLSVFLLIVVLLRLLYQRYTPTARRLRDMEQVTADAAQDLIAQAATKKSKLPPGLEKALVNLGRLGGAESPKNLSKTAAMLVEAGIHHEYGPALFTGIRLSLAFLLVTLYYVFGARLVHPPSLSAMLALILALVGLSLPNMVLRSITAQRRQEIGESLSDALDLLVICMEAGLGLNAALLRVAQELGMRSPVLSRELLLVTQEMRTGLSREVAMRNLCVRNKVENLRILVGALVLADKLGTSLADTLRAQADSLRTRLRQSAEEQAAKAGIKMLIPLVLFIFPALFIVILGPGFISILKNFSGLAGQ; from the coding sequence TCGGTTTTTCTTTTAATCGTTGTTCTGCTGAGGTTGTTGTATCAACGCTATACCCCTACTGCCAGGCGTCTTCGTGATATGGAACAGGTGACGGCGGATGCAGCCCAGGACTTGATCGCCCAAGCGGCGACAAAAAAATCGAAATTGCCGCCTGGACTGGAAAAGGCGCTGGTAAACCTGGGGCGACTGGGCGGCGCTGAATCGCCTAAAAATCTGAGCAAAACCGCGGCCATGCTGGTGGAAGCCGGCATTCACCACGAGTACGGCCCGGCGCTGTTCACAGGCATCCGTCTGAGCTTGGCTTTTCTGCTGGTCACCCTGTACTATGTGTTCGGGGCCCGGCTGGTCCATCCCCCCTCACTTTCTGCAATGCTGGCGCTGATTTTGGCATTAGTCGGGCTCAGTCTGCCCAACATGGTGCTGCGCTCTATCACCGCCCAAAGGCGGCAGGAGATCGGCGAAAGCCTGTCCGACGCATTGGATCTGTTGGTTATCTGCATGGAGGCAGGACTCGGGCTCAACGCCGCCCTTTTACGGGTCGCCCAGGAGCTGGGCATGCGCTCGCCGGTGCTGAGCAGAGAGCTGCTGCTGGTCACTCAGGAGATGCGCACCGGCCTATCCCGGGAGGTGGCCATGCGCAACCTGTGCGTGCGCAATAAAGTCGAGAATCTGCGCATTTTAGTCGGCGCATTGGTCCTGGCGGATAAATTGGGAACCAGTCTGGCCGATACGCTGCGCGCGCAGGCGGACTCGCTGCGCACTCGGCTGCGGCAATCGGCTGAGGAACAGGCGGCCAAGGCGGGGATTAAAATGCTGATCCCCCTGGTGCTGTTCATTTTTCCAGCTCTGTTCATCGTCATCCTCGGACCTGGCTTTATCAGTATTTTG